The Diaphorobacter ruginosibacter genome contains a region encoding:
- a CDS encoding CaiB/BaiF CoA transferase family protein, whose product MSGMTGKVLESVRVLEIGGLGPGPFCAMHLADLGADVISVVRDAPNNGPTGTLLSRGKRSVFADLKSDAGRQLVLSLLAEADVLIEGMRPGVMERLGLGPEECLRANPRLVYGRMTGWGQDGPLSARAGHDNNYASVAGALWGCSPADARPVSSFAMVGDIGGGALYLMTGLLAGIVQARRTGRGTVVDAAIVDGSAHMLNLALSARERGMVADVRGESMYDSAPFYETYVCADGHHITIGAIEPQFHALLLEVLGLADDPDFATPQYDRAAWPRRRARLQRIFLQHPREHWQSLLEPTDVCFGAVLSPLEASQHPHMKARGVYNEQGGVLQAAPAPRFDGKPYETPRTCEPGAHTQEVLAALGQGASAWR is encoded by the coding sequence ATGAGCGGAATGACAGGCAAGGTTCTGGAGAGCGTTCGCGTGCTGGAAATCGGGGGGCTCGGGCCCGGACCGTTCTGTGCCATGCATCTGGCGGATCTGGGTGCGGACGTGATTTCGGTGGTGCGCGATGCACCGAACAATGGGCCCACGGGGACGCTGCTCAGCCGAGGCAAGCGCTCGGTGTTTGCGGATCTCAAGAGCGACGCGGGCAGGCAGTTGGTGTTGTCGCTCCTGGCAGAGGCCGATGTGCTGATCGAGGGCATGCGCCCCGGCGTGATGGAGCGGCTGGGGCTGGGTCCCGAGGAGTGCCTGCGCGCCAATCCCCGCCTGGTCTACGGCCGCATGACCGGCTGGGGCCAGGACGGCCCGCTCAGTGCCCGCGCGGGCCATGACAACAACTATGCTTCGGTGGCGGGGGCGCTCTGGGGTTGCAGTCCGGCGGACGCCCGGCCGGTCTCCTCGTTCGCGATGGTGGGCGACATCGGCGGAGGTGCGTTGTACCTGATGACAGGCCTGCTCGCGGGCATCGTGCAGGCCCGCCGCACGGGCAGGGGCACGGTGGTGGACGCGGCCATCGTCGATGGCTCGGCGCACATGCTCAATCTGGCGCTCAGCGCGCGCGAACGCGGCATGGTGGCCGACGTGCGCGGTGAGAGCATGTACGACAGCGCGCCCTTCTACGAGACCTATGTCTGCGCCGATGGCCACCACATCACGATCGGCGCGATCGAGCCGCAATTCCATGCGCTGTTGCTGGAGGTGCTGGGCCTTGCCGATGACCCGGATTTCGCCACGCCGCAGTACGACCGGGCGGCCTGGCCCCGGCGGCGTGCGCGGCTGCAGCGCATCTTCCTGCAGCATCCGCGCGAACACTGGCAAAGCCTGCTCGAGCCGACCGACGTCTGCTTCGGCGCGGTGCTCAGCCCGCTGGAGGCCTCGCAGCATCCCCACATGAAGGCGCGCGGCGTATACAACGAGCAGGGCGGCGTGCTGCAGGCCGCCCCCGCGCCGCGCTTCGACGGAAAGCCCTACGAGACGCCAAGGACCTGCGAGCCCGGAGCCCATACGCAGGAGGTGCTGGCGGCGCTCGGCCAGGGCGCCAGCGCCTGGCGCTGA
- a CDS encoding putative toxin-antitoxin system toxin component, PIN family codes for MRIVLRWPQCNEGYEGVAPRPLVLDTNVVLDMLIFDDPHVPPIRELIAAGELRWIADQAQRIELERVLEYSQIAPRVAYYGKTVAGVLAAFDEAVDYVPGAPKIRFTCTDPDDQHFLDLASAHKAVLVSKDKAVLKLRKRVAQYYGATVGNIVEYAPAAPDLDTEPTQVREAALHEAV; via the coding sequence GTGAGAATCGTTCTGCGCTGGCCGCAATGCAACGAAGGCTACGAGGGCGTGGCGCCCCGGCCGCTCGTGCTTGACACCAATGTGGTGCTGGACATGCTGATCTTTGACGATCCGCACGTGCCGCCGATCCGCGAGCTCATTGCCGCAGGCGAGCTGCGCTGGATTGCCGACCAGGCGCAGCGCATTGAGCTGGAGCGCGTGCTCGAATACAGCCAGATCGCGCCGCGCGTGGCCTACTACGGCAAGACGGTGGCGGGCGTGCTCGCGGCATTCGACGAGGCGGTGGACTACGTGCCCGGCGCACCGAAGATTCGCTTCACCTGCACCGACCCGGACGACCAGCACTTTCTCGATCTCGCGAGCGCCCACAAGGCGGTTCTGGTGAGCAAGGACAAGGCCGTGCTCAAGCTGCGCAAGCGAGTGGCGCAGTACTACGGCGCGACCGTGGGCAACATCGTCGAATACGCGCCTGCGGCCCCGGATCTGGATACGGAGCCGACGCAGGTCCGGGAGGCTGCGCTGCACGAAGCAGTCTGA
- a CDS encoding acyl-CoA thioesterase produces MARIVFELPAHFAFSTEVQIYISHVNQGGHLDNAQLLSLVSEARLRFFQAIGFPAEDDPDTTIVVGDIVAQYKSEGFHGEVMCIRMTPADFNRYGFDLVFSVTEKSQGREVARGKTGIVFVSRTDRKVVPVPGAVLERLQAMQQIG; encoded by the coding sequence ATGGCACGCATCGTCTTCGAACTTCCAGCGCATTTCGCCTTCAGCACCGAGGTGCAGATCTACATCAGCCATGTGAACCAGGGTGGTCATCTCGACAATGCACAGCTGTTGAGCCTGGTGTCGGAGGCGCGCCTGCGCTTCTTCCAGGCCATCGGGTTTCCCGCGGAGGATGACCCGGACACCACCATCGTGGTGGGCGACATCGTCGCGCAATACAAGTCGGAAGGCTTTCACGGCGAGGTGATGTGCATCCGGATGACGCCTGCGGATTTCAACCGCTACGGCTTTGACCTGGTGTTCAGCGTCACCGAGAAATCCCAGGGCCGCGAGGTTGCGCGCGGCAAGACCGGCATCGTCTTCGTGAGCCGGACGGACCGCAAGGTGGTGCCGGTTCCCGGCGCCGTCCTGGAGCGGCTGCAGGCCATGCAGCAGATCGGCTGA
- a CDS encoding IPTL-CTERM sorting domain-containing protein gives MQKAFEHSCKHCLYAALAACLAPGSGAAARELVSVDALMAAPPRASSLGKDGVALPAEVQQITRDSRLGSPVFVKLVPQGVSTVGDGKQAPAIDATRAARDVFKRLAPLYGVSASDIDAASVQVQREALASGARLVRLTSQREGIPVFREQATVLLDARQQALSVGGSIGSTQLAGGASKSAASSALSPAAAAQKALSDFDFAADAHAQLTERAQAADAGGYRWLELPSTVKGAGGAVLEDAIRYRPTWFRMPQGLLAAYYLELRVLEGGVHSAYAYVIDSSSGALLFRSSMVAHDAGAAAYTYGVWADPQTGVPLRGPQGMGLSPYPGGGPSGFAPAMVAPAKITLASAAFSRADPWVDSGINTQLGFTAGNNVRAFADVVRPDGDSGSPLAGRVFCEPNASRVEADFHACTASRSFAYGYDFSASPLANLGQASSSLANIFYVLNWLHDWFYDAGFDEASGNAQARNFGRGGLENDAISARALNYIGFNNSAMSTPADGAPPILRSYLYNRSAPMRSGALDNTIVIHEWAHYLSNRLIGNGTGLSTRQAAALGEGWSDFVAQLVTVTGEDRLRPGNDRFQGAYAHGAYANGAVMPPAVDGGNTSYFGSRRYPYSTDMGRNPLSLRHIQDGAPLTGTVPINPALAGNGAPNSELHNAGEVWASMLWECYAGMLNTHPFAQAQQRMKSYLVAGMKLTPINPTLLNARDALLAVMAANDPQDYAACLTGFARRGAGLGAQGPDTYSIDNRGVVESFDAGPMLAVETLELSMGDPAASSCDGDAILDNGETARLLVRVVNRGNVAVSGAALRLQADDPHVLFPAGTEQAIDGALQPGQGRDLSVPVSLAGLAGHARSTLGVGIAMPVAPDGDQGAGLGRSLQVWLNADIHPHGTFLDTADFAGSGMEPGNPAWAVASDATGRWYQVRVPAAPGTAALYSPWLNVDPQSDFVLTFDQQYDFGLDDSNGGQLTIAEAQKTEVALAGDVVPYTGTIWLSRDNVPNANPLGGQPAFVRRSGDWRRNVTVDLGRQYAGRTVRIGWRMGTSDRAEGVGSQYWKVDNVRFAGLLDKPFATIEANAKTCVGPALIAEVDGDAPGAEDGRAASLAEASNAMAAQPVRQWDSGIAERSPAAIPSGVVALAAPAASTYNAQEGGVFRPQAIPTLSQWGLVALASLLGLLGAWGLRRQA, from the coding sequence ATGCAGAAGGCGTTCGAGCACTCGTGCAAGCACTGTCTCTATGCGGCGCTCGCCGCATGCCTTGCACCAGGCAGTGGTGCAGCGGCACGTGAACTGGTTTCCGTCGACGCGCTGATGGCGGCGCCCCCGCGGGCAAGTTCCCTTGGCAAGGACGGTGTGGCCCTGCCTGCGGAGGTGCAGCAGATCACGCGCGACAGTAGGCTGGGATCGCCCGTGTTCGTGAAACTCGTGCCGCAGGGTGTTTCCACCGTTGGTGATGGCAAGCAGGCCCCTGCCATCGATGCGACGCGTGCCGCACGCGACGTGTTCAAGCGCCTGGCGCCTCTCTATGGGGTGAGTGCATCCGACATCGATGCCGCTTCCGTGCAGGTGCAGCGCGAGGCGCTCGCAAGCGGTGCCCGCCTGGTGCGCCTCACGAGCCAGCGTGAAGGAATCCCGGTATTCCGCGAGCAGGCCACGGTGCTGCTCGATGCGCGGCAGCAGGCACTGAGCGTGGGCGGCTCCATTGGCAGCACCCAGCTTGCCGGCGGCGCGAGCAAGTCAGCCGCGTCGTCTGCCCTGTCCCCCGCGGCGGCGGCGCAGAAGGCCTTGAGCGACTTCGATTTCGCGGCCGATGCTCATGCGCAGCTTACCGAGCGCGCGCAGGCGGCCGATGCGGGCGGCTACCGCTGGCTCGAACTGCCATCGACGGTCAAGGGGGCTGGGGGAGCCGTGCTGGAGGATGCGATCCGCTATCGTCCCACCTGGTTTCGCATGCCGCAGGGCCTGCTGGCCGCCTACTACCTGGAGCTGCGCGTGCTGGAGGGCGGTGTGCACAGTGCCTACGCCTATGTGATCGACAGCAGCAGCGGCGCCCTGCTGTTCCGCAGCAGCATGGTGGCCCACGACGCGGGGGCTGCCGCCTACACCTATGGCGTGTGGGCCGATCCGCAGACCGGCGTGCCGCTGCGCGGACCCCAGGGCATGGGGCTGAGTCCCTATCCGGGCGGGGGCCCCAGCGGTTTTGCGCCTGCGATGGTGGCACCCGCGAAGATCACGCTGGCCAGCGCCGCCTTCTCGCGCGCTGATCCGTGGGTGGATTCGGGTATCAACACACAGCTCGGCTTCACCGCGGGCAACAATGTGCGTGCCTTTGCCGATGTGGTGCGGCCGGACGGAGACAGCGGGTCGCCGCTCGCCGGCAGGGTGTTCTGCGAGCCGAATGCGTCGCGCGTGGAGGCCGATTTCCATGCCTGCACCGCCAGCCGTTCGTTCGCCTATGGCTACGACTTCTCCGCGAGCCCCCTGGCCAACCTGGGCCAGGCGTCAAGCTCCCTGGCGAACATCTTCTATGTGCTCAACTGGCTGCACGACTGGTTCTACGATGCCGGCTTCGACGAGGCATCTGGCAACGCGCAAGCCCGCAACTTCGGGCGTGGGGGCCTCGAGAACGATGCGATCTCCGCGCGCGCGCTCAACTACATCGGCTTCAACAACTCGGCGATGAGCACGCCGGCCGATGGTGCGCCCCCCATCCTGCGCAGCTACCTGTACAACCGCTCGGCGCCCATGCGCAGCGGGGCACTGGACAACACCATCGTCATCCATGAATGGGCGCATTACCTGAGCAATCGACTGATCGGCAACGGAACGGGCCTGTCGACCCGGCAGGCCGCCGCCCTGGGCGAGGGCTGGAGCGATTTCGTGGCGCAGCTTGTCACCGTCACGGGCGAGGACCGGCTCAGGCCCGGCAACGACCGCTTCCAGGGCGCCTACGCCCACGGGGCCTACGCAAACGGTGCCGTGATGCCACCCGCCGTGGATGGGGGCAACACCTCGTATTTCGGCAGCCGCCGCTATCCCTATTCGACCGACATGGGCCGCAACCCGCTGAGCTTGCGGCACATCCAGGATGGCGCGCCGTTGACCGGCACCGTCCCCATCAACCCGGCCCTCGCAGGCAATGGCGCGCCCAACTCGGAGCTTCACAACGCGGGTGAAGTCTGGGCCAGCATGCTGTGGGAATGCTACGCCGGCATGCTCAACACACACCCGTTCGCGCAAGCGCAGCAGCGCATGAAGTCGTATCTGGTGGCGGGCATGAAGCTCACGCCCATCAACCCCACGCTGCTGAACGCGCGCGATGCGCTGCTGGCGGTGATGGCCGCCAACGACCCGCAGGACTATGCCGCCTGCCTGACCGGCTTTGCACGGCGCGGGGCGGGACTGGGCGCGCAAGGGCCCGACACCTATTCCATCGACAACCGGGGCGTGGTGGAGAGCTTTGACGCAGGCCCGATGCTGGCGGTCGAGACGCTCGAGTTGTCAATGGGCGATCCGGCCGCGAGTTCATGCGACGGCGATGCCATCCTCGACAACGGCGAGACCGCGCGGCTGCTCGTGCGGGTGGTGAACCGCGGCAACGTGGCCGTGAGCGGTGCGGCGCTTCGCCTGCAGGCCGATGATCCGCATGTGCTGTTTCCCGCGGGAACGGAGCAAGCCATCGATGGTGCGCTGCAGCCGGGGCAGGGCCGCGACCTGTCGGTTCCCGTGTCCCTCGCGGGCCTGGCCGGCCATGCCCGCAGCACGCTCGGTGTCGGCATCGCCATGCCGGTCGCGCCCGATGGGGATCAGGGCGCCGGCCTCGGCCGGTCGCTGCAGGTCTGGCTGAATGCGGACATCCATCCGCACGGCACCTTCCTGGATACCGCCGATTTCGCGGGTTCCGGCATGGAGCCTGGCAACCCCGCCTGGGCGGTGGCCTCCGACGCCACCGGGCGGTGGTACCAGGTCCGCGTGCCTGCCGCGCCGGGCACGGCTGCGCTGTACTCTCCATGGCTGAATGTCGATCCGCAGTCGGATTTCGTGCTCACCTTCGACCAGCAGTACGACTTTGGCCTGGACGACAGCAACGGCGGCCAGTTGACGATCGCCGAGGCGCAGAAGACGGAGGTCGCGCTCGCGGGGGACGTCGTCCCGTACACCGGCACGATCTGGCTGTCGCGTGACAACGTGCCCAATGCGAATCCACTGGGCGGCCAGCCGGCCTTCGTGCGCCGCAGCGGCGACTGGCGCCGCAACGTGACGGTCGATCTGGGGCGCCAGTACGCGGGCCGCACCGTACGCATAGGCTGGCGCATGGGCACTTCCGACAGGGCGGAGGGCGTGGGGTCGCAATACTGGAAGGTCGACAACGTTCGCTTCGCCGGCCTGCTCGACAAGCCGTTTGCCACCATCGAGGCCAACGCCAAAACGTGCGTGGGGCCGGCGTTGATCGCCGAAGTGGATGGGGACGCACCGGGCGCCGAAGATGGGCGCGCGGCATCGCTGGCGGAAGCGAGCAATGCCATGGCGGCGCAGCCGGTCAGGCAGTGGGATTCGGGCATTGCCGAGCGCAGCCCGGCGGCCATTCCGTCCGGAGTCGTGGCGCTTGCAGCCCCTGCCGCCAGCACCTACAACGCGCAGGAGGGCGGCGTTTTCAGGCCCCAGGCCATTCCCACGCTCTCGCAGTGGGGGCTGGTGGCGCTTGCTTCGTTGCTGGGTCTGTTGGGGGCGTGGGGGCTGCGCAGGCAGGCCTGA
- a CDS encoding THUMP domain-containing class I SAM-dependent RNA methyltransferase translates to MNPLHLFLPCAAGVEGFLADEVHAITGYSGHDLMVGRGGVMVRGSWRDAMLLNLHSRLAQRVLVQLSQTLYRSENDLYRAASEVAWEIWFSTRETFKIEMTAQHSPLTSLNFAALRVKDAIADRFRAKKNDQRPSVETRHPDVRVHVHLTTDEATIYIDTSGEALFKRGWREDKGDAPLKETLAAAMIAASGWDPHGEHLQPLYDPCCGSGTVVIEAAQIARRIPPGILRRFAFEKLVPFQRHVWEAMLDEAEARILPESPVGIYGSDISFRMVDFAQNNAGRAGVADTVQLRGGDALQRMPPDETPGVLLLNPPYGERIAAAGSAGRNAQERMDVSLRAGRETAQTEDGVEFFSQLASHWKKNYSGWSAFMLTPDLKLPSKMRLKESRRTPMWNGPIECRLFRFDMIKGAVKPRKPAADEQGGTA, encoded by the coding sequence ATGAATCCTTTGCATTTGTTTTTGCCCTGCGCCGCCGGCGTCGAGGGCTTTTTGGCCGATGAGGTGCATGCCATCACCGGCTACAGCGGCCACGACCTGATGGTCGGCCGCGGCGGCGTGATGGTGCGCGGCTCCTGGCGCGATGCCATGCTGCTGAACCTGCACAGCCGCCTGGCGCAGCGCGTGCTGGTGCAGCTGTCGCAGACCCTGTACCGCAGCGAGAACGACCTGTATCGCGCGGCGAGCGAGGTGGCGTGGGAGATCTGGTTCTCCACGCGCGAGACCTTCAAGATCGAGATGACGGCCCAGCACAGCCCGCTGACCAGCCTGAACTTTGCCGCGCTGCGCGTGAAGGACGCGATCGCAGATCGCTTTCGCGCCAAGAAGAACGACCAGCGCCCGAGCGTGGAGACGCGCCATCCCGACGTGCGCGTGCATGTGCACCTGACGACCGACGAGGCGACGATCTACATCGATACCTCGGGCGAGGCGCTGTTCAAGCGTGGCTGGCGCGAGGACAAGGGCGATGCGCCCCTCAAGGAAACCCTCGCCGCGGCGATGATTGCCGCCTCGGGCTGGGATCCGCACGGCGAGCATCTGCAACCCCTGTATGACCCCTGCTGCGGCTCGGGCACGGTGGTGATCGAGGCCGCGCAGATCGCCCGCCGCATCCCGCCGGGCATCCTGCGCCGCTTTGCATTCGAGAAGCTGGTGCCCTTCCAGAGGCATGTCTGGGAGGCGATGCTTGACGAGGCCGAGGCGCGCATCCTGCCCGAGAGCCCGGTGGGCATCTACGGATCGGACATCTCGTTCCGCATGGTCGACTTCGCGCAGAACAACGCCGGGCGCGCGGGCGTCGCCGACACGGTGCAACTGCGTGGCGGCGACGCGCTGCAGCGCATGCCGCCGGACGAGACGCCGGGTGTCCTTCTGCTCAACCCTCCCTACGGTGAGCGTATCGCCGCAGCCGGTTCGGCGGGCCGCAATGCGCAGGAGCGCATGGATGTGTCCCTGCGGGCGGGGCGCGAAACCGCGCAGACCGAGGATGGGGTGGAGTTCTTCAGCCAGCTGGCATCGCACTGGAAGAAGAACTACAGCGGTTGGAGCGCTTTCATGCTCACGCCCGACCTGAAGCTTCCCTCGAAGATGCGCCTCAAGGAGTCGCGTCGCACGCCGATGTGGAACGGCCCCATCGAGTGCCGCCTGTTCCGCTTCGACATGATCAAGGGGGCCGTCAAGCCGCGCAAGCCGGCGGCGGACGAGCAGGGCGGCACGGCGTGA
- a CDS encoding UDP-N-acetylglucosamine 1-carboxyvinyltransferase: MSNLIVHGGMPLRGRITPSANKNAVLPILCSTLLTSEPLKLIGVPDITDVRKILDIFRELGSAVDWDRDNATLSLHHKDTHFDPAKHHLPEEMRSSIMLVPPLLARFGVARLEDNVKGCTLGVREIDPHVEVFRNFGGKVERSLGSLLIHREGPLKAVRHWLDYASVTTTENFVLCAVAAEGTSTLNNAASEPHVQEFCQFMQMLGAHIKGIGTSRITVTGGAKLGGGEFRFDEDFHEITTFLALGAITGGDVVVKNSAPDNFPLIDRTFAKFGVHVEHKDGWSRAWRDGTLKVQTPFTPNTLTKVEAAPWPYFPVDLLPIFIALGVSAEGNAMFWNKVYDGALGWTGELSKFGAHVFSSDPHRIITFGGGKLAPATVESPYIIRVAIALFMVAASIHGRSEIRNATPIRRAHPRFVENLRSLGAQVEWTEEE, translated from the coding sequence ATGTCCAATCTGATCGTGCATGGAGGCATGCCACTGCGCGGGCGCATCACGCCGTCCGCCAACAAGAATGCCGTGCTCCCCATCCTGTGCTCCACGCTGCTCACCTCGGAGCCGCTCAAGCTCATCGGCGTGCCCGACATCACCGACGTGCGCAAGATCCTCGACATCTTCCGCGAGCTCGGCAGCGCGGTGGACTGGGACCGCGACAACGCCACGCTGAGCCTGCACCACAAGGACACGCATTTCGACCCCGCGAAGCATCACCTGCCCGAGGAGATGCGTTCATCGATCATGCTGGTGCCGCCCTTGCTCGCGCGCTTCGGCGTGGCGCGGCTTGAGGACAACGTCAAGGGCTGTACGCTGGGCGTGCGCGAGATCGATCCGCACGTGGAGGTGTTCCGCAATTTCGGCGGCAAGGTCGAGCGTTCGCTGGGCTCGCTGCTGATCCACCGCGAAGGGCCGCTCAAGGCCGTCAGGCACTGGCTGGACTACGCCTCGGTCACGACCACGGAGAACTTCGTGCTCTGCGCCGTGGCTGCCGAAGGCACGTCGACGCTGAACAACGCCGCCTCCGAGCCGCATGTGCAGGAGTTCTGCCAGTTCATGCAGATGCTGGGAGCGCATATCAAGGGCATCGGCACCTCACGCATCACCGTGACCGGGGGCGCGAAGCTGGGTGGGGGCGAGTTCCGCTTCGACGAGGATTTCCACGAGATCACCACCTTCCTCGCGCTGGGTGCCATCACCGGCGGCGACGTGGTGGTCAAGAACTCGGCACCCGACAATTTCCCGCTGATCGACCGTACGTTCGCCAAATTCGGCGTGCATGTCGAGCACAAGGATGGCTGGTCCCGTGCCTGGCGCGACGGCACCCTGAAGGTGCAGACGCCCTTCACGCCGAACACGCTGACCAAGGTGGAGGCCGCGCCTTGGCCCTATTTCCCGGTCGACCTGCTGCCGATCTTCATTGCGCTGGGCGTGTCGGCAGAGGGCAACGCCATGTTCTGGAACAAGGTGTACGACGGCGCGCTCGGTTGGACGGGCGAACTCTCCAAGTTCGGCGCTCACGTGTTCTCGTCCGATCCACACCGCATCATCACCTTCGGTGGCGGCAAGCTGGCGCCGGCGACGGTGGAGAGCCCCTACATCATCCGTGTGGCGATTGCCCTGTTCATGGTGGCGGCCAGCATCCATGGCCGCTCGGAGATCCGCAACGCCACGCCCATCCGCCGCGCCCATCCGCGCTTCGTGGAAAACCTGCGCAGCCTGGGAGCCCAGGTGGAGTGGACCGAGGAGGAGTGA
- a CDS encoding crotonase/enoyl-CoA hydratase family protein, protein MSDQQPLLVEIRDNIQIMTLNRPEARNAVTLEMAEAMVSALDAFDANPSLSVGIIVGAGGTFCAGMDLKGFLQGKRPTIPGRGFCGITIQPPRKPIIAAVEGYALAGGLEVVLACDLIVASREARFGLPEVKRGLAAAGGGLLRLPHRLPYHVAMECILTGDMLGAERAQSHGLVNRLTEPGGALDAAIELARAVAANGPLSLVASKRVVNESVDWGREELFERQAAITNPVFASQDAREGAAAFAEKRKPVWKAL, encoded by the coding sequence ATGTCCGATCAACAGCCTCTGCTCGTCGAAATCCGCGACAACATCCAGATCATGACGCTGAACCGGCCCGAGGCGCGCAATGCCGTCACGCTGGAAATGGCCGAGGCGATGGTGTCCGCGCTGGATGCGTTCGACGCCAATCCATCGCTGAGCGTGGGCATCATCGTCGGTGCCGGGGGCACGTTCTGCGCCGGCATGGACCTCAAGGGGTTCCTGCAGGGCAAGCGCCCGACCATTCCCGGACGCGGGTTCTGCGGCATCACCATCCAGCCGCCCCGCAAGCCCATCATCGCCGCCGTCGAAGGCTACGCGCTGGCGGGAGGCCTCGAGGTGGTGCTGGCCTGCGACCTGATCGTTGCATCGCGCGAGGCCCGGTTCGGGTTGCCCGAAGTGAAGCGCGGGCTGGCGGCTGCGGGCGGCGGGCTGCTGCGCCTGCCGCACCGCCTGCCCTATCACGTGGCGATGGAGTGCATCCTCACCGGAGACATGCTGGGCGCCGAGCGCGCACAGAGCCATGGCCTGGTCAACCGGCTGACGGAGCCCGGCGGCGCACTCGATGCCGCCATCGAGCTGGCCCGGGCGGTGGCGGCGAACGGACCGCTGTCGCTGGTGGCGAGCAAGCGCGTGGTCAATGAGTCGGTGGACTGGGGCCGCGAGGAGCTGTTCGAGCGCCAGGCAGCCATCACCAATCCGGTGTTCGCCTCGCAGGACGCGCGCGAGGGCGCGGCCGCCTTCGCGGAAAAGCGCAAGCCCGTCTGGAAAGCGCTGTAA
- a CDS encoding aspartyl/asparaginyl beta-hydroxylase domain-containing protein gives MALKIILLVIILIFPLCGLYMHLRGKVRHKAMRQLFDHSTFTAPFNVFMLAFSRVPRTPYLPVSTFPELAPLQDNWQAIREEAVNLHRNMQIKAAANNDDAGFNSFFKTGWKRFYLKWYGDAHPSAMELCPLTTSLVARIPTVKAAMFAELPPGAKLNLHRDPYAGSLRYHLGLVSPNDDRCMISVDGEPYSWREGQGVIFDETYMHWAQNATEGNRIVLFCDVERPMTNRFAQWLNRWLGKNVVAAASSPNNDGDPRGLISRLFKVSFYAGQYRRRFKAWNKTAYKLTKFGLMLAALAAIIAIFVKL, from the coding sequence ATGGCCCTGAAAATCATCCTCCTCGTCATCATCCTCATCTTCCCGCTGTGCGGGCTGTACATGCACCTGCGCGGCAAGGTGCGGCACAAGGCGATGCGGCAGCTGTTCGATCACTCGACCTTCACCGCGCCGTTCAATGTGTTCATGCTGGCCTTCTCCCGGGTGCCGCGCACGCCCTACCTGCCCGTGAGCACCTTTCCCGAGCTCGCTCCGCTGCAGGACAACTGGCAGGCGATCCGCGAGGAGGCCGTCAATCTGCACCGCAACATGCAGATCAAGGCCGCGGCGAACAATGACGACGCGGGCTTCAACTCGTTTTTCAAGACCGGCTGGAAGCGCTTCTACCTGAAGTGGTACGGCGACGCCCACCCCTCCGCCATGGAGCTGTGCCCGCTCACCACCTCGCTGGTCGCCAGGATCCCCACGGTGAAGGCGGCCATGTTCGCCGAGCTGCCTCCCGGCGCCAAGCTCAACCTGCATCGTGACCCCTATGCGGGCTCCCTGCGCTATCACCTGGGGCTGGTGTCGCCCAACGACGACCGCTGCATGATCTCGGTGGATGGCGAGCCCTACAGCTGGCGCGAGGGCCAGGGCGTGATCTTCGACGAGACCTACATGCATTGGGCGCAGAACGCCACCGAAGGCAATCGCATCGTGCTGTTCTGCGATGTGGAGCGCCCCATGACCAATCGTTTTGCACAGTGGCTCAACCGCTGGCTGGGCAAGAACGTGGTGGCCGCCGCCAGCTCGCCCAACAACGACGGCGATCCGCGCGGGCTGATCAGCCGGCTGTTCAAGGTGTCCTTCTACGCGGGCCAGTACCGCCGCCGTTTCAAGGCCTGGAACAAGACGGCCTACAAGCTCACCAAGTTCGGCCTGATGCTGGCGGCGCTGGCCGCCATCATCGCCATCTTCGTGAAGCTCTGA
- a CDS encoding tRNA-binding protein yields MNEIAWDDFMKVELRVGRVVAAEVFKEARKPAYRLQVDFGEELGMRKSSAQITALYQPDELIGRLVVAVVNFPKKQIGPLMSECLVTGFHNAAGEVALCVPDREVPLGTRLL; encoded by the coding sequence ATGAATGAGATTGCCTGGGACGACTTCATGAAAGTCGAGTTGCGCGTCGGCCGCGTGGTCGCCGCGGAGGTCTTCAAGGAAGCCCGCAAGCCGGCCTACAGGCTGCAGGTCGACTTTGGCGAGGAACTGGGCATGCGCAAATCCAGCGCCCAGATCACGGCGCTGTACCAGCCGGACGAATTGATCGGCCGCCTCGTCGTTGCCGTGGTCAACTTTCCGAAGAAGCAGATCGGCCCGCTGATGAGCGAATGCCTGGTGACGGGCTTTCACAACGCAGCGGGCGAGGTGGCGCTGTGCGTTCCCGACCGGGAGGTGCCGCTGGGCACGCGGCTGCTGTAA
- the sugE gene encoding quaternary ammonium compound efflux SMR transporter SugE, translating to MAWLYLLLAGALEVVWAYSMKQSHGFTRLVPSTITIVAMIASFGLLAAAMRSLPLGTAYTIWTGIGAVGAFVLGIAFLGEQVTPMRILAAVLIVSGLVLMKLSSNA from the coding sequence ATGGCATGGCTGTATCTTCTGCTCGCGGGTGCCCTCGAAGTCGTCTGGGCCTATTCCATGAAGCAGTCGCACGGGTTCACGCGGCTGGTTCCAAGCACCATCACCATCGTCGCGATGATCGCGAGCTTCGGCCTGCTGGCAGCGGCCATGCGCTCACTGCCCCTGGGAACCGCCTACACCATCTGGACCGGCATCGGGGCGGTGGGTGCGTTCGTGCTGGGCATTGCCTTTCTGGGCGAGCAGGTCACGCCCATGCGGATTCTGGCGGCCGTGCTGATCGTGAGCGGCCTGGTGCTGATGAAGCTCTCGTCGAACGCCTGA